A segment of the Zingiber officinale cultivar Zhangliang chromosome 8B, Zo_v1.1, whole genome shotgun sequence genome:
TTTTCGTTGTCTTCTATTTAATCAAGCCACAAGGCGACTGCACCAAAGGATCGAAATCCCTCTTcgcctcttcttctcttctcggttttcATCAAGGATTTTGGGGGTTTCCTGAGCCATGTTTCAGAGCCAGCTGGTTCCCAGGCCGCCATCCTTCAGAGGCTCCCTCAAAGCCCTTGAAGCAGACATCAACCATGCCAACACCTTGTAATAGTCCCGCTCCCTCTTTCATCTCTGATATGTTATTTTTTTCCCCAGTTGTTTAGTTTCAGTAATCAAAGGGTGGTTATCAAACATTTGCCCCAAATATGTGATTTTGGAATCGAATCGAGGGTTTTTATGAGTTGTTTGGGGGTTGCAGGGCGGATGCTGTTCAAAGAGCGTATGGTGGTGCTTGCCTTCAGATGAGGTTGTCGTGTAGCCCCTTGGCGCCGTTCTTTGTTTACCTAATGCAGTGGTTGGACTGCACTTGTTCTTATGCTCTAACTAGCCATTTAGGGCTTTTTCAAATACTTGTTTACAAGGTACTCTTCTAACTACTCCTCACATAAATGTTGAAAAAGAAATGACTTTGAGGACGTGCAAGGTAATGAAAGGGTGAATCTTGCAGGTTTATGCAGATGGCGTGACCACCATATCTACTTTCGAAAGAAGGGCGAGTATTCGAGAATTCTATGGTGCGTATTCTGAAGTCAAGTTCCTTTTTTCGTGTGCTAATGATTCTTGAAGCACATAGTTTTAGTGTCTTACATATCTTGACTGTCTTGAACTAAAACTACAGGTATCATATATCCTTCCCTTCAACAGCTTGAAGGTAATTTAGCAGAGAGAGAGCTGTCAAAAGAGAAAGTCCGAGCAAAAGAGATAGTTGGTAGGAAAAGGGCAGAAGACTGgaagaaaattttcaataagGATTCAGACCGAGATGATGAATGTGGCATTTGTCTGGAAGTTTGCACCAAGATGGTGCTGCCAAACTGCAACCATGCCATGTGCATGAAATGCTATCGCGACTGGTAAATGCTTTGTTTGAATCCGTGTTATCAACTATTTCGGTTTTTATGTTTGCTAAATAAGTTGTGAATATGCTTTTGCAGGAATGTGAGATCTCAGTCCTGTCCCTTCTGTAGAGGAAGCATTAAGAGAGTGCGCTCAAGAGACCTGTGGGTGCTTACGAACAAGAGCGATGTGGTTGATACAATGACTTTGGAGATCGATAATTTGAAGCGCTTATACAGGTATATAGATAGTTTGCCACTGATCATTCCAGATACTCTTTTCTTGGTTTACTACGATTATGTAGTATGATCAGGAGATTCGAGGAGAAAATTGTACAGATTGCTAAAAGCCGACCTTTCCTTGTGGATTGGGTCTGGTAAGAAAAAAATATTCCAACTTTCACACTTCACATGTTCTACTATGGAATAGAGTACTACTTTAACTCTCCCTAGAATAATGCAAATAAATTCTGTACTTGGGATCCAAAATGGCATTTTCAGGGACCTGAAAAGGCTTTGTGTAAAGGGTAAACAATTATAAAAAAGTAATGCTAATGACCTCTTGATTGGGCAGTTCTGTGATTCCATTTTCTTTGTTGAACTCAA
Coding sequences within it:
- the LOC122017502 gene encoding E3 ubiquitin-protein ligase AIRP2-like isoform X4, which translates into the protein MFQSQLVPRPPSFRGSLKALEADINHANTLADAVQRAYGGACLQMRLSCSPLAPFFVYLMQWLDCTCSYALTSHLGLFQILVYKVYADGVTTISTFERRASIREFYGIIYPSLQQLEGNLAERELSKEKVRAKEIVGRKRAEDWKKIFNKDSDRDDECGICLEVCTKMVLPNCNHAMCMKCYRDWNVRSQSCPFCRGSIKRVRSRDLWVLTNKSDVVDTMTLEIDNLKRLYRCYIPDMGQGASKG
- the LOC122017502 gene encoding E3 ubiquitin-protein ligase AIRP2-like isoform X2, which codes for MFQSQLVPRPPSFRGSLKALEADINHANTLADAVQRAYGGACLQMRLSCSPLAPFFVYLMQWLDCTCSYALTSHLGLFQILVYKVYADGVTTISTFERRASIREFYGIIYPSLQQLEGNLAERELSKEKVRAKEIVGRKRAEDWKKIFNKDSDRDDECGICLEVCTKMVLPNCNHAMCMKCYRDWNVRSQSCPFCRGSIKRVRSRDLWVLTNKSDVVDTMTLEIDNLKRLYRYIDSLPLIIPDTLFLVYYDYVV
- the LOC122017502 gene encoding E3 ubiquitin-protein ligase AIRP2-like isoform X1; protein product: MFQSQLVPRPPSFRGSLKALEADINHANTLADAVQRAYGGACLQMRLSCSPLAPFFVYLMQWLDCTCSYALTSHLGLFQILVYKVYADGVTTISTFERRASIREFYGIIYPSLQQLEGNLAERELSKEKVRAKEIVGRKRAEDWKKIFNKDSDRDDECGICLEVCTKMVLPNCNHAMCMKCYRDWNVRSQSCPFCRGSIKRVRSRDLWVLTNKSDVVDTMTLEIDNLKRLYSKMLYSRHGTRCQQRLRCWYSRELRQRLPEAISVMFLMVMTLISSQVGFLSPPCVISNP
- the LOC122017502 gene encoding E3 ubiquitin-protein ligase AIRP2-like isoform X3, whose amino-acid sequence is MFQSQLVPRPPSFRGSLKALEADINHANTLADAVQRAYGGACLQMRLSCSPLAPFFVYLMQWLDCTCSYALTSHLGLFQILVYKVYADGVTTISTFERRASIREFYGIIYPSLQQLEGNLAERELSKEKVRAKEIVGRKRAEDWKKIFNKDSDRDDECGICLEVCTKMVLPNCNHAMCMKCYRDWNVRSQSCPFCRGSIKRVRSRDLWVLTNKSDVVDTMTLEIDNLKRLYRRFEEKIVQIAKSRPFLVDWVW